A stretch of Macadamia integrifolia cultivar HAES 741 chromosome 7, SCU_Mint_v3, whole genome shotgun sequence DNA encodes these proteins:
- the LOC122084859 gene encoding uncharacterized protein LOC122084859, with translation MRDVNKSLLCKQAWNLKHGNSALTSSLKAHFMKNGLPKKTIRPSFIWPGIRKMWSFISSKERQIVGNGKKTNLWNASWLGDFSIVEASGNALSPIINSTTTVFDIISNCKWTIPEVHSSALRDAFFAAKLIRLTQFDMEDQYFWSGSTIGAFSTSSAWNEIRQRNLKVPWFSLVWNKMLQPRQSVFGWRLMHGKMPMDDIISQKGIPLVSKCYLCGLDAELKFGSSSLTALG, from the coding sequence ATGAGAGATGTCAACAAATCTTTGCTTTGCAAGCAAGCATGGAATCTGAAGCATGGGAACTCTGCATTGACCAGCTCCCTCAAGGCTCATTTCATGAAAAATGGCCTCCCTAAAAAAACTATTAGACCCTCATTTATATGGCCTGGTATTCGCAAAATGTGGTCTTTCATATCTAGCAAGGAGAGACAGATTGTAGGCAACGGGAAAAAAACCAACCTCTGGAATGCAAGCTGGTTGGGGGATTTTTCTATTGTGGAAGCCTCTGGTAatgctctctctcctatcatcaATTCGACGACCACAGTCTTTGATATAATTTCAAACTGTAAGTGGACTATCCCTGAGGTTCATTCAAGTGCTCTAAGGGATGCCTTCTTTGCAGCCAAATTAATCAGGCTTACTCAGTTTGATATGGAAGACCAATACTTTTGGAGTGGATCAACAATAGGGGCTTTCTCCACTTCCTCTGCTTGGAATGAAATCAGACAACGAAACCTAAAGGTTCCCTGGTTCTCCCTTGTCTGGAATAAGATGCTACAACCTCGCCAATCTGTGTTTGGCTGGCGTCTGATGCACGGGAAAATGCCCATGGATGATATCATTTCCCAAAAAGGTATTCCCTTGGTCTCAAAATGTTACCTCTGTGGTTTGGATGCTGAATTAAAATTTGGAAGCAGTTCACTGACTGCTTTGGGGTAA